Part of the Sphingomonas sp. KR3-1 genome is shown below.
CGCCGCATGGAGCGCGGCATGCGAAGGTGGCACCGTCTCGTCCGCGGTCCCATGGAACAGCAGCGCTGGCATGCCGGCTGGCAAGGGAAAGTGCGTTCGTGCCGGCACATCCTCGCTCTCCCACCCGCCTTCGCCGACGAAAGGCGGCGCGAGCAGCACCAGCGCGCCCGGCCGAAATCCGGGGTCCATCTCCGCCAGCACGTGCAGCAACATCGTTCCGCCGACCGAATGCCCGATGAGCAGGTCGCCGTCCGCCAGCACCGCCATCTCGCCGATCAGTGCTGCCCTCCACGCCACAAAGCGCGGCTCGGCCTCGTCCGGCATGCGTGGATAGCGGACCGGTGTGTCCAGTTCGGCCGACAGGCTGGCGACCAGCCTGGCGTCCCAGTCGTCATGCGCGCCCTTGCCGGCGCCCTGGATGAAGAGGATCCGGCGTGCCATCCGTCCTTAACGGACGGCGCGGCTCAGCGTTGCGCCGGGCGGGTAGGCGGGACCGCCAGCGGCGGGGCGGGCTTGTAGCTCACCACGCACCAGTCCGGCGCGCAATTGGCCGATGCCTCGATAATCCCGGCATAACGCTCCACCACCGTGCAATCGGTGCCGGCGGCGTAGAGGATGATCGGCCGGTGCGGCGTGTCGCGCCCGGCGCCGCCGGCGAAGTCCTCGAGCGCCGTGTCGTCGGCGCGGATGAAGTCCCACAGCGCGGTGCCGCCCTGGTCGCGGACCTCATGCGCGCTGGCGCCCTTCTTCGGCAGCTTGTCGCCCCATTGCGCGGAGAGGCTGCACTTGTCCGGCACGGCGGTCAGCAACAGCGCCAGCGAGAAGATCATTTTGCGGTTCCTTCGCCGTGATGCTCGCTCATCGTATGGGCAAGCTGTGCCGCCGCCATCTCGCGCGCCTTTTCGCGCGGCAGCCCGAGCGC
Proteins encoded:
- a CDS encoding alpha/beta hydrolase, with the translated sequence MARRILFIQGAGKGAHDDWDARLVASLSAELDTPVRYPRMPDEAEPRFVAWRAALIGEMAVLADGDLLIGHSVGGTMLLHVLAEMDPGFRPGALVLLAPPFVGEGGWESEDVPARTHFPLPAGMPALLFHGTADETVPPSHAALHAAAIPQLDVHLLQGRDHQLGNDLRDVAAAIRELH